In Cicer arietinum cultivar CDC Frontier isolate Library 1 chromosome 7, Cicar.CDCFrontier_v2.0, whole genome shotgun sequence, a single window of DNA contains:
- the LOC101509029 gene encoding uncharacterized protein translates to MHYHTHQYPLPCLYCHPHSYIMMVQNLIERCLIFHMSQDQCIKALAEHAGIKPLVTITVWRELQKENEEFFRSYLQLIFPRQFMSSNFQRGPGLSRRKHWK, encoded by the exons ATGCATTATCACACTCATCAATACCCTCTTCCTTGTTTGTATTGTCACCCACATAGTTATATTATGATG GTTCAAAATCTTATAGAGAGATGTTTGATCTTTCACATGAGTCAAGATCAATGCATAAAGGCATTAGCAGAACATGCAGGGATTAAACCACTTGTTACTATTACAG TGTGGAGAGAGTTGCAAAAGGAGAATGAGGAGTTCTTTAGATCATATTTGCAACTTATCTTTCCAAGGCAATTCATGA gtAGTAATTTTCAAAGAGGGCCAGGATTATCAAGAAGGAAACATTGGAAATGA